From the genome of Candidatus Electrothrix communis, one region includes:
- a CDS encoding type II toxin-antitoxin system PemK/MazF family toxin codes for MVKKQSIHRFEIWLVQLDPTQGSEIKKTRPCVVLSPDEMSALKTALIAPMTSKGFNFPTRIQCTFHDKKGLILLDQMRAVDKSRLIKKLGGLSKSTQVEITNCLQELFAL; via the coding sequence ATGGTGAAAAAACAAAGCATTCACCGTTTCGAAATCTGGCTGGTTCAATTAGACCCGACCCAAGGCTCGGAGATTAAAAAAACCAGACCCTGCGTTGTTCTGTCGCCGGATGAGATGTCGGCATTAAAAACAGCCCTTATTGCTCCCATGACGTCCAAGGGGTTTAACTTTCCCACCAGGATTCAATGCACCTTTCATGACAAGAAGGGCTTGATCTTGTTGGATCAGATGCGGGCAGTGGATAAATCAAGATTGATTAAAAAACTGGGCGGGCTTTCCAAAAGCACACAGGTGGAAATAACCAACTGTCTCCAGGAACTTTTTGCACTCTAG
- a CDS encoding DUF4157 domain-containing protein, translated as MLSSSGQPLDAGTRSFMEPRFGQDFSGVRVHTDGQAAESARAVNARAYTVGRDVVFGAGSIRRGVMRGGGWWDMSLYT; from the coding sequence GTGCTCTCCTCGTCAGGCCAACCCCTGGATGCAGGGACGCGCAGCTTTATGGAACCGAGGTTTGGGCAGGACTTCAGCGGGGTGCGGGTGCATACGGACGGACAGGCAGCGGAGTCGGCTCGGGCGGTGAATGCTCGGGCGTATACGGTTGGGCGGGATGTGGTGTTTGGGGCGGGGAGTATTCGCCGGGGAGTAATGAGGGGCGGCGGTTGGTGGGACATGAGCTTGTACACGTAA
- a CDS encoding GPW/gp25 family protein, translating into MKRRGTSLTAMLGKGWNFPALPDLNDRQLHYAEGVDKVRQSIWIILETEPGERIMRPDFGCGLRRYLMKPNTSATRALIKRDVEQALATWEPRISLQQVEVTPGDDPAMVLIHIQYAHVPNNSPANLVYPLYLE; encoded by the coding sequence ATGAAACGAAGAGGCACCTCTTTGACCGCCATGCTCGGCAAGGGCTGGAATTTCCCGGCCCTTCCAGACCTGAACGACCGCCAACTGCACTATGCAGAGGGCGTAGACAAGGTGCGCCAGTCCATCTGGATCATCCTGGAAACCGAGCCGGGTGAACGGATCATGCGGCCTGATTTCGGCTGCGGCCTGCGCCGCTACCTGATGAAACCCAACACCTCGGCCACCAGGGCCTTGATCAAGCGGGATGTGGAACAGGCCCTGGCTACTTGGGAGCCGCGTATCAGCCTGCAACAGGTGGAGGTGACGCCGGGCGACGATCCCGCTATGGTCCTTATCCATATTCAGTATGCCCATGTGCCGAACAACAGCCCGGCAAACCTGGTCTACCCCCTTTATCTGGAGTAA
- a CDS encoding phage tail protein — MVHTADQWLRSAFHNTSLAVDQGAVQLAWQQEVAPSAAETLPEPTGLAFDPWCRLYRSIPEEGRVTRTRWGKAGPDLSTETDLFKAEKPSHGDFSPEKSATGPLKRPRSLVVDSQGCLFIAEAGGGLLIYDLLEQRLLRKLRLGNSSIPGSRIVDLACHGRRVYALLADPCTLIVLDARSAPKTRPLHQNLVRPSRLTVSPNGDLWLLDYAGKKTARVMPLDRPDAGFAIPDATDIAFNEQDVLVAARMPGQDFLCFRVNDNDSFALPHLLARHYNGQGIVRMPENGIGFLTDQGFRPAVRARMRYLPKGQVTTFRLDSNRFQTVWGRMFIDACIPKGTEVRVRCLALDEVPEHAERVYREPPVNTVNAVIHRPDLSPPMPPEKFLAEISEFHPLHRRSMGSEIPWRSAESTDSFVTYEAPVIAGPGRYLWVVLELKGTTRLTPKVRSLRIEYPAHDLLRRLPRIYSRDEESADFLRRYLAIMEGSMREIDLRAVYRHVLLNPEAAPQERLEWLAGFIGLALDKRWPLAAQRTLIRNGAWLFRFRGTVNGLKRFIEIYLGRSVEIVEHFKVRGLGGAIVGEKDALASGAVLGAGFRVGGKVGEAQAVSVNEERIEDAFDSHAHRFSLVIPISLDQEQREVIEHILALHRPCHTIYDICSVDAGMKAGIGLYLGLTTMVGRSSGFGELRAGASCLGRRDIIGRPGSGTRPGSSRVGQDSRVG, encoded by the coding sequence ATGGTACATACAGCGGATCAATGGCTCCGCTCTGCTTTTCACAATACCTCCCTTGCAGTGGATCAGGGCGCGGTGCAACTGGCCTGGCAACAGGAGGTTGCCCCCTCTGCCGCTGAGACTCTGCCTGAACCGACCGGCCTGGCCTTTGATCCCTGGTGCCGTCTCTACCGATCCATTCCCGAAGAGGGCCGGGTCACTAGGACGCGCTGGGGCAAGGCAGGCCCGGACCTGAGCACGGAAACCGACCTGTTCAAGGCTGAAAAACCATCGCACGGTGATTTCAGCCCGGAAAAAAGCGCCACTGGCCCGCTCAAGAGGCCCCGAAGTCTGGTTGTGGACAGTCAGGGTTGTCTCTTTATCGCGGAAGCAGGGGGAGGTCTGCTGATCTATGATCTCCTGGAACAACGTCTGTTGCGCAAGCTGCGTCTCGGCAATTCGAGCATTCCGGGCAGTAGAATCGTTGATCTTGCCTGTCATGGCCGCAGGGTCTATGCTTTGCTGGCAGATCCCTGTACCCTTATTGTCCTGGATGCCCGCTCCGCTCCCAAAACGCGTCCTCTTCATCAGAACCTGGTACGTCCATCCCGCCTGACCGTCTCCCCGAACGGTGACCTCTGGCTGCTTGACTACGCCGGGAAAAAGACCGCAAGGGTTATGCCCCTGGACCGCCCTGATGCAGGCTTTGCGATTCCTGATGCCACAGATATCGCCTTTAACGAGCAGGATGTCTTGGTTGCGGCCCGGATGCCGGGTCAAGACTTTCTCTGTTTTCGGGTAAACGACAATGACAGTTTTGCTCTACCCCATCTTCTTGCCCGCCACTACAACGGTCAAGGAATTGTGCGCATGCCTGAGAACGGTATCGGTTTCCTGACAGATCAAGGATTCCGCCCTGCTGTCCGGGCCCGAATGCGCTATCTCCCAAAGGGACAGGTGACCACCTTTCGTCTGGACAGCAATCGTTTTCAGACAGTCTGGGGCAGGATGTTCATTGACGCCTGTATCCCCAAGGGAACCGAGGTCAGGGTACGTTGCCTGGCCTTGGATGAGGTACCGGAACATGCTGAACGAGTTTATCGGGAGCCGCCGGTCAACACGGTGAACGCCGTGATTCATCGACCGGACCTCTCCCCCCCTATGCCACCTGAAAAGTTTTTAGCAGAGATTTCCGAATTCCATCCTCTGCACCGTCGTTCCATGGGCTCCGAGATCCCCTGGAGATCTGCTGAATCGACGGACAGTTTTGTCACTTATGAGGCTCCAGTCATTGCCGGGCCAGGCCGTTACCTCTGGGTGGTGCTGGAACTTAAAGGGACGACCCGACTGACTCCCAAGGTGAGGAGCCTGCGAATCGAGTATCCGGCCCATGATCTATTGCGACGTCTGCCCCGGATCTATTCCAGGGATGAAGAGTCGGCAGATTTTCTCCGCCGTTATCTGGCGATCATGGAAGGCTCCATGCGGGAAATTGATCTGCGGGCCGTGTACCGTCATGTGTTGCTTAATCCTGAGGCTGCACCCCAGGAGAGACTGGAGTGGTTGGCCGGATTCATTGGTCTGGCCTTGGATAAACGCTGGCCGCTTGCAGCACAACGAACCCTGATCCGTAACGGGGCTTGGTTGTTCCGTTTTCGCGGCACAGTGAACGGTCTGAAACGTTTTATTGAGATCTATCTCGGCAGGTCAGTTGAGATTGTCGAGCATTTCAAGGTCAGGGGCCTGGGTGGAGCGATTGTCGGGGAAAAGGATGCCTTGGCCTCTGGAGCCGTACTCGGCGCAGGTTTCCGGGTCGGGGGCAAGGTGGGGGAGGCTCAAGCGGTGTCTGTAAACGAGGAGCGTATTGAAGATGCCTTTGACTCCCATGCACACCGTTTCAGTTTGGTTATCCCGATCTCCCTTGATCAGGAGCAACGGGAGGTTATTGAACATATCCTTGCCCTGCATCGCCCCTGTCACACCATATATGACATCTGTTCCGTGGATGCGGGCATGAAGGCTGGTATTGGTCTCTATCTCGGTCTGACCACCATGGTGGGCCGTTCTTCTGGATTCGGGGAGTTACGGGCTGGGGCTTCCTGTCTTGGTCGTCGGGATATCATCGGTCGTCCGGGTTCCGGCACCCGTCCCGGTAGCAGTAGAGTTGGGCAAGACAGCAGGGTTGGATGA
- a CDS encoding putative baseplate assembly protein — protein sequence MPLHSPILDNRSYEQLRDELIRRIPVYAPEWTDHNPSDPGITLLELFSFLGENILYRFNQIPDATYLEFLRLLQIPLRPAQPSRTLAVLSAKEVKEVQKGIEAKAGEISFETLTEAQVLPVTCQAVAKKLTEPPDEGSEEDVFFQEAKTLLELEKEAAVPYTSELVPVDAPGEPVDFDATVDNILWVAILAQDGESVEAVRQRLAGQDKAPLLLNIGFIPEHRLDPDEYLDSPAFPDRFRCPGVERTNDFPAVQWTVSTGEIDNNNPQYRPLTVEHDTTEGLSREGVVRLRLPRDLAKMGDFSLDEPYRIGTGDLPPILDDEKLEDRVIFWLRAFHLVQAEEKKQKKQIQFKANGFGKILYVGANAVELEQACQTNKPEFLGTGTGQPHQEYSLVHKYALSRSLNLEVEEADGWRAWTEIDGFHASQEHDRHYLLDPEAGRVCFGNGLQGMAPQIGQRIRLLNYRYGGGSRGNVPPGAVSKLTGIAGVKINNPLAASGGADAESIESALDRIPGELRRRDRAVTQGDFQELALMTPGANIGRAECLPLYHPQRPGVPSPGTISVFIWPEQDAVHPNAPLPDKNQLRAVCGWLDARRLVTTEVYVLPPKYRRIAVAVGLLVKPGYGVDAVRHWVEKVLRQFLSPLPPFGPEGQGWPLGHRVHGPELEAAALQVEGVDYLEDLKVTGWDKNNERTDHADRTVVLEADEVVELLSITVEIGAVTVDPGQALQPASSDKVTVPIPVLRAAC from the coding sequence ATGCCCCTGCATAGCCCTATACTTGATAACCGCTCCTACGAGCAGCTACGCGATGAACTCATTCGGCGCATCCCGGTCTATGCCCCGGAATGGACAGATCATAATCCCAGTGATCCCGGTATCACCTTGCTTGAACTGTTCTCCTTTCTCGGCGAGAATATCCTTTACCGCTTTAACCAGATCCCTGATGCGACCTATCTGGAATTTCTTCGCCTGCTCCAGATCCCTTTGCGTCCGGCCCAGCCCTCCCGGACCTTGGCTGTTCTCTCTGCCAAGGAGGTCAAAGAGGTGCAAAAAGGCATTGAGGCCAAGGCCGGAGAGATTTCCTTTGAAACCCTGACTGAAGCGCAGGTCTTGCCGGTGACCTGTCAGGCTGTGGCTAAAAAGCTCACCGAGCCTCCAGATGAAGGGAGCGAGGAGGATGTTTTTTTTCAGGAGGCAAAGACGCTTCTTGAGCTTGAAAAAGAAGCTGCTGTTCCATACACAAGCGAACTGGTTCCTGTTGATGCACCTGGCGAACCGGTGGATTTTGACGCGACAGTGGACAATATACTCTGGGTGGCCATCCTGGCCCAAGATGGCGAGTCCGTGGAGGCAGTCCGGCAGCGGCTTGCTGGACAGGATAAGGCACCGTTGCTGCTCAATATTGGTTTTATTCCAGAGCACCGCCTTGACCCTGATGAGTATCTTGATTCGCCTGCGTTTCCTGATCGTTTTCGCTGTCCGGGTGTGGAGAGAACAAACGACTTCCCTGCGGTTCAATGGACTGTCTCCACTGGGGAAATTGACAACAACAATCCGCAGTACCGCCCCCTCACTGTGGAGCATGATACTACCGAAGGTCTGAGCCGGGAAGGGGTGGTGCGTCTGCGCCTGCCCAGAGACCTGGCCAAAATGGGGGATTTCTCGCTTGATGAGCCTTATCGCATCGGTACCGGTGATCTCCCCCCGATCCTTGATGATGAGAAACTTGAGGATAGGGTCATTTTTTGGCTACGGGCCTTTCATCTTGTTCAAGCTGAGGAGAAGAAACAAAAAAAACAAATACAGTTCAAGGCAAACGGCTTTGGCAAGATTCTTTATGTGGGGGCCAATGCGGTGGAGCTGGAGCAGGCATGCCAGACTAATAAGCCGGAATTTCTCGGCACTGGCACTGGTCAACCCCATCAGGAGTATTCTCTGGTCCATAAATATGCGCTTTCCAGATCCCTGAACCTGGAGGTCGAAGAGGCGGACGGCTGGCGGGCCTGGACCGAGATTGATGGTTTTCATGCCAGCCAAGAGCATGATCGCCATTATCTGCTTGATCCTGAAGCAGGCAGGGTATGTTTTGGCAACGGTTTGCAGGGCATGGCTCCCCAAATCGGTCAGCGGATTCGCCTGCTGAATTATCGTTACGGAGGTGGTTCCAGGGGCAATGTTCCTCCGGGTGCTGTCAGCAAGCTTACCGGTATTGCCGGAGTAAAAATCAACAATCCTTTGGCTGCCTCTGGCGGTGCCGATGCCGAGAGCATAGAATCTGCCCTGGACCGTATACCGGGTGAACTGAGACGGCGGGACCGGGCCGTGACCCAGGGTGATTTTCAAGAATTGGCCCTAATGACGCCCGGCGCCAATATCGGCCGGGCCGAGTGCCTGCCCCTTTATCATCCGCAGCGTCCGGGAGTGCCCTCCCCAGGGACGATTTCCGTGTTTATCTGGCCGGAGCAGGACGCCGTTCACCCTAATGCACCGCTGCCGGATAAAAATCAGCTGCGAGCAGTCTGCGGGTGGCTTGATGCCCGACGGCTGGTTACCACTGAGGTCTATGTCCTGCCCCCGAAATATCGAAGAATTGCCGTGGCTGTGGGTCTGCTGGTTAAACCGGGATATGGAGTTGATGCCGTCCGCCATTGGGTGGAAAAGGTGCTCAGACAGTTTCTGTCTCCCTTGCCTCCCTTTGGTCCAGAAGGACAGGGCTGGCCTTTAGGACACCGGGTACACGGCCCGGAACTGGAAGCTGCGGCCCTCCAGGTGGAAGGGGTGGACTATCTGGAAGATCTCAAGGTGACTGGCTGGGATAAAAATAATGAGCGGACAGATCATGCTGACCGCACCGTTGTCCTGGAAGCGGATGAAGTAGTGGAGTTGCTCAGCATCACTGTGGAAATCGGCGCAGTGACCGTTGATCCAGGTCAGGCCCTCCAGCCTGCAAGCTCGGACAAGGTAACGGTTCCGATTCCGGTCTTGCGGGCAGCGTGTTAA
- a CDS encoding phage baseplate assembly protein V, whose translation MNSNPDGGRQQYYGVYPAIVTDIVDPDNLGRVEVKFPWLGTDSEKDVRAWATLLSPYADKDQGFLTLPEIDSQVVVAFEAGNLHRPYIVGACWNGQEALPVKPEKANNKRVIKTRSGSILEFDDSKGAARITLSTERGHKLEMDEGARTVTLTHSDGAIVRFTASGQIEIQANATVEVSAAAMNVHVPVATFDGMINCTTLNASVGVSSPMYTPGAGNVW comes from the coding sequence ATGAACAGCAACCCTGACGGCGGCAGGCAGCAATACTACGGGGTCTACCCGGCCATAGTCACCGATATCGTTGACCCGGACAACCTGGGTCGGGTGGAGGTCAAGTTCCCCTGGCTGGGCACGGACAGCGAAAAAGATGTCCGGGCCTGGGCCACCCTGCTCTCTCCCTATGCCGACAAGGATCAGGGCTTCCTCACCCTGCCCGAGATTGATAGCCAGGTGGTGGTGGCCTTTGAGGCAGGCAACCTGCACCGCCCCTATATTGTCGGGGCCTGCTGGAACGGTCAGGAGGCCCTGCCGGTGAAGCCGGAAAAGGCCAATAATAAACGGGTGATCAAGACCCGTTCCGGCAGTATCCTGGAATTTGATGACAGCAAAGGTGCGGCCCGGATTACCCTGTCCACTGAGAGAGGCCATAAGCTGGAAATGGATGAGGGAGCCCGGACCGTCACCCTGACCCATTCTGACGGGGCAATCGTTCGTTTCACTGCTTCCGGCCAGATCGAGATCCAGGCCAACGCCACCGTGGAGGTCAGCGCAGCAGCCATGAATGTCCATGTACCGGTGGCGACCTTTGACGGGATGATCAACTGCACCACCTTAAACGCCAGCGTCGGGGTCAGTTCGCCCATGTATACCCCAGGTGCCGGTAATGTCTGGTAA
- a CDS encoding AbrB/MazE/SpoVT family DNA-binding domain-containing protein translates to MTTLIRVGNSLGVRIPKALIEQAHLKGKNLVFKVIDEGLLIRPMKQPRQGWKEQFDKALQSGNADNADQEWLDAPLTADEDWEW, encoded by the coding sequence ATGACAACGTTAATCAGAGTAGGAAATTCCTTAGGAGTGCGGATTCCCAAGGCGCTTATCGAACAGGCACACCTAAAAGGGAAGAATCTGGTCTTTAAGGTGATTGATGAAGGCCTGTTGATTCGGCCCATGAAACAGCCAAGACAGGGATGGAAGGAGCAATTTGACAAGGCCCTTCAGTCCGGGAACGCAGATAATGCTGATCAGGAGTGGCTGGATGCTCCCCTGACGGCTGATGAGGACTGGGAATGGTGA
- a CDS encoding transposase gives MEGHMRYRRAKVPGGTYFFTVNLAERKRTLLVDHIDDLRNAVRKVLTDHPFRIDAMVVLPDHLHAVWTLPEGDADFSTRWALIKAGFSRCIPADEQRSKSRISKGERGIWQRRFWEHLIHDEKDYATHLDYVHYNPVKHGYVQAVAQWPYSTFHRYVEQGMYDKGWAAEPDNGNFGEP, from the coding sequence ATGGAGGGGCACATGCGCTATCGGCGGGCCAAGGTGCCGGGCGGAACCTATTTCTTCACCGTCAACCTTGCGGAACGAAAACGAACATTGCTGGTTGATCACATTGACGACCTGCGCAACGCCGTGCGCAAGGTGTTGACCGACCACCCGTTCCGTATTGACGCGATGGTGGTGCTACCCGATCATCTCCATGCGGTATGGACATTACCGGAAGGCGATGCGGATTTTTCCACACGCTGGGCCTTGATCAAGGCGGGTTTTTCCCGTTGCATCCCTGCCGATGAACAACGCAGCAAAAGTCGGATCAGCAAGGGAGAACGGGGCATCTGGCAACGCCGCTTTTGGGAACACCTGATCCATGATGAAAAAGATTACGCAACCCATCTGGACTATGTCCATTACAACCCGGTGAAACACGGTTATGTCCAGGCCGTTGCCCAATGGCCGTATTCCACCTTTCACCGATATGTGGAACAGGGCATGTACGACAAGGGATGGGCCGCCGAGCCGGATAACGGAAATTTCGGTGAACCGTAG